A portion of the Trichomycterus rosablanca isolate fTriRos1 chromosome 17, fTriRos1.hap1, whole genome shotgun sequence genome contains these proteins:
- the rps13 gene encoding 40S ribosomal protein S13: protein MGRMHAPGKGLSQSALPYRRSVPTWLKLTSDDVKEQIFKLAKKGLTPSQIGVILRDSHGVAQVRFVTGNKILRILKSKGLAPDLPEDLYHLIKKAVAVRKHLERNRKDKDAKFRLILVESRIHRLARYYKTKRVLAPNWKYESSTASALVA from the exons ATGGGTCGCATGCACGCTCCCGG caAGGGCTTGTCCCAGTCAGCTCTCCCCTACCGACGCAGTGTCCCCACT TGGCTGAAGCTGACTTCAGATGATGTTAAGGAGCAGATCTTTAAACTGGCCAAGAAGGGTCTCACCCCCTCACAGATCG GTGTGATCCTGAGGGACTCTCATGGTGTCGCTCAGGTGCGCTTCGTCACTGGGAACAAGATCCTTAGGATCCTGAAATCCAAAGGCCTGGCCCCTGATCTGCCTGAGGATCTATACCACCTTATCAAGAAGGCTGTTGCTGTGAGGAAGCACTTGGAGAGGAACAGAAAG GACAAGGATGCCAAGTTCCGTCTGATTCTTGTGGAGAGCAGAATCCACAGGCTTGCTCGTTACTACAAGACCAAGAGAGTGCTTGCCCCCAACTGGAAGTA CGAATCATCCACAGCTTCTGCCTTGGTGGCATAA